A DNA window from Sphingomonas profundi contains the following coding sequences:
- a CDS encoding Na+/H+ antiporter produces MRLGGDVHPTEVFELVIAMLLAILALHYAAHRLSLPPAVALLIGGGALAFVPGLPAIALDPELVLVIFLPPLLMDGAWFTAIADFRRHLAGILSLAVGAVVFTTAVVAVVAHMLVPALPWAACVALGAIVSPPDAVSARAVLQRVRLPRRLAALLEGESLLNDATGLVLFRFAVAATLTGAFSPGAALGSFVLLVAGGVIVGAAIGGLWALLVRKLGDDYLIVAASILVCWAAYLAGEALHVSGVIATVTAGLVCGWYQHVLFTASVRLRGVAFWQVMVFLLEASVFILIGLSLRGVLDRVGGLGVVVDRMALPVLAIVAALTLARFAWVFGADAVLALLARLGRRSVAPLGPRAATVMGWAGMRGVVTLAVALTLPAAMPGRDLMLVTAFAAILVTVLVQGTTLGLVIRLVAPREDAAARPTLDLIEAERAMLRAQYEAVERVAYAADGSLLHPRLLDSYRRRATISAEFSGTDEEREHAIASHYDVILAAVAAGRAELVRLHRAQAIADETLHDLERDLDLEEMGAIAAKG; encoded by the coding sequence GTGCGGCTGGGGGGCGATGTGCATCCGACGGAAGTGTTCGAACTCGTCATCGCCATGCTGCTGGCGATCCTGGCGCTGCATTATGCCGCGCACCGGCTATCCCTGCCGCCGGCCGTGGCGCTGCTGATCGGTGGCGGCGCGCTGGCCTTCGTGCCCGGACTGCCGGCGATCGCGCTCGATCCGGAGCTGGTGCTGGTGATCTTCCTGCCGCCGCTGCTGATGGATGGCGCGTGGTTCACCGCCATCGCCGACTTCCGCCGCCATCTGGCGGGCATCCTCTCCCTGGCGGTCGGCGCGGTGGTCTTCACCACGGCGGTGGTCGCGGTCGTCGCCCACATGCTGGTGCCGGCGCTGCCGTGGGCGGCATGCGTGGCGCTGGGCGCGATCGTCTCGCCGCCCGATGCGGTGTCGGCGCGCGCCGTGCTGCAGCGCGTGCGGCTGCCGCGCCGGCTGGCGGCGCTGCTGGAGGGCGAGAGCCTGCTGAACGACGCCACCGGCCTGGTGCTGTTCCGCTTCGCCGTCGCCGCCACGCTCACCGGCGCGTTCAGCCCCGGCGCGGCGCTGGGCAGCTTCGTGCTGCTGGTGGCGGGCGGGGTGATCGTCGGCGCGGCGATCGGCGGGCTGTGGGCGCTGCTGGTTCGGAAGCTGGGCGACGACTATCTGATCGTCGCCGCCTCGATCCTCGTCTGCTGGGCCGCCTATCTGGCCGGCGAGGCGCTCCACGTATCGGGCGTGATCGCCACGGTGACGGCCGGGCTCGTCTGCGGCTGGTATCAGCATGTGCTGTTCACCGCCAGCGTGCGGCTGCGCGGCGTCGCCTTCTGGCAGGTGATGGTCTTTCTGCTCGAAGCCTCGGTGTTCATCCTGATCGGGCTGTCGCTGCGCGGCGTGCTCGATCGCGTCGGCGGGCTCGGCGTGGTGGTCGATCGGATGGCGCTGCCGGTGCTGGCGATCGTCGCCGCGCTCACCCTCGCGCGGTTCGCCTGGGTGTTCGGCGCGGATGCGGTGCTGGCGCTGCTCGCCCGCCTCGGCCGCCGCTCCGTCGCGCCGCTCGGGCCGCGCGCGGCGACGGTGATGGGCTGGGCCGGCATGCGCGGCGTGGTGACGCTGGCCGTGGCGCTCACCCTGCCCGCCGCAATGCCGGGGCGCGACCTGATGCTCGTCACCGCCTTCGCCGCGATCCTGGTGACGGTGCTGGTGCAGGGCACCACCCTCGGCCTCGTCATCCGCCTGGTGGCCCCGCGCGAGGATGCGGCGGCGCGGCCGACGTTGGACCTGATCGAGGCCGAGCGCGCGATGCTGCGCGCGCAATATGAGGCGGTGGAGCGCGTGGCCTATGCGGCGGACGGCAGCCTGCTCCACCCCCGCCTGCTCGACAGCTACCGCCGGCGCGCGACCATATCGGCCGAGTTCAGCGGTACGGATGAGGAGCGCGAGCACGCCATCGCCTCCCACTATGACGTGATCCTCGCCGCCGTGGCGGCCGGCCGGGCCGAGCTCGTGCGGCTGCACCGCGCCCAGGCGATCGCGGACGAGACGCTGCACGATCTCGAACGCGACCTCGATCTGGAGGAGATGGGGGCGATCGCCGCGAAGGGCTGA